One window of the Pyxicephalus adspersus chromosome 5, UCB_Pads_2.0, whole genome shotgun sequence genome contains the following:
- the ARL4A gene encoding ADP-ribosylation factor-like protein 4A yields the protein MGNGLSEQTPILSGISPFQALHIAILGLDCAGKTTVLYRLQFNEFVNTVPTKGFNSEKIKVSLGNSKTVTFHFWDVGGQEKLRPLWKSYTRCTDGIIFVVDSVDVERMEEAKTELYKITKISENQGVPVLIIANKQDLRNSLSLAEIEKLLALNELSSSTPWHLQPTCAIIGDGLREGIEKLYEMIIKRKKMLRQQKKKR from the coding sequence atggggaacGGACTTTCAGAACAGACTCCAATCCTCTCGGGCATATCACCATTCCAAGCGCTGCACATCGCCATCTTGGGTTTGGACTGTGCCGGAAAAACGACCGTGTTATACAGGTTACAATTCAATGAGTTTGTCAACACCGTCCCCACCAAAGGATTTAACTCTGAAAAAATCAAAGTGTCTCTGGGCAATTCTAAAACTGTGACATTTCACTTTTGGGACGTGGGGGGTCAGGAGAAACTGAGGCCTCTCTGGAAGTCCTATACGAGGTGCACTGATGGGATCATATTTGTGGTGGACTCTGTTGACGTGGAGCGGATGGAGGAGGCCAAAACGGAACTGTATAAAATTACAAAGATCTCCGAGAACCAAGGAGTCCCAGTCCTTATCATTGCCAACAAACAGGATCTCCGGAACTCTTTATCCTTGGCCGAAATTGAAAAACTATTGGCATTAAATGAACTCAGCTCTTCCACGCCATGGCACCTGCAGCCTACATGCGCTATAATTGGTGACGGACTGCGGGAagggatagagaaactttatgaAATGATTATTAAACGAAAGAAAATGCTCAGAcagcagaagaagaaaagatga